Proteins from a genomic interval of Syntrophobacterales bacterium:
- a CDS encoding molybdopterin biosynthesis protein, whose product MTKRYLHTIKREEAVKMVLERLFPIEEEEYLPAHQCRDRVTAQPVYAASSNPPFICSAMDGYAAPFEETVEADVTRPVVLAKEIKAFRVNTGDPMPFGTDAVIMREDIEESDTHITIRRPVYLWQNVRMTGEDIIEGDMLAPANHRIRAFDVGMFLSGGVNTVSVKRKPTCLIIPTGRELVDPYDKTAKELPHRLIDFNSYTLLVLAEELGFKATQSGIILSREDLANLLSNAAENYDVILVNAGSSAGSEDFTEDVISRLGEIVFHGVSMMPGKPVMFGMVKGAPVFGIPGYPVSAVVSFKAFLEPLYEKISNTRLSRRLIKCVTPYKIPSRIGVEEILRVSLVKEKEVYHAFPLPRGASIFSSMARADGLITIPGHVEGYDEGEELNCELMVQKDTLSKRIHVVGSHDLSLDAIRDMGKKRYPDSDLISTHVGSMSGIMAFGKGITSLCTTHILDEEERIYNIPALLKYIPEKKWTLVHIAKRMQGLLVKQGNPAKINDVTDLARNDILFVNRQSGSGTRILFDTLLKDKGIKKGSIRGYDREESSHTAVGILVKEGIADAGIGIYGVSKLFSLDCIPLMEEDYDLLVSEEFMKDERFAYLMDLIRSPEFRARLEEMGGYNTKETGTIKYVNK is encoded by the coding sequence TTGACTAAAAGATACCTGCATACGATAAAGAGAGAAGAGGCGGTAAAGATGGTCCTTGAGCGCCTCTTCCCCATTGAAGAAGAGGAGTATCTGCCGGCCCATCAGTGCAGGGACAGGGTCACCGCCCAGCCTGTCTATGCCGCGTCGTCGAACCCGCCCTTCATATGCTCCGCCATGGACGGGTATGCCGCGCCATTTGAGGAGACAGTGGAGGCTGACGTGACAAGGCCCGTGGTTCTTGCCAAAGAGATCAAGGCCTTTCGGGTTAATACTGGCGATCCCATGCCTTTCGGGACCGATGCTGTTATCATGAGGGAGGATATTGAGGAATCTGATACCCATATCACCATCAGAAGGCCTGTCTACCTGTGGCAGAATGTGAGAATGACAGGAGAAGACATCATTGAAGGTGATATGCTGGCGCCCGCCAATCACCGTATCAGAGCCTTTGATGTGGGCATGTTTCTGTCCGGAGGGGTAAATACCGTCTCCGTAAAGAGAAAGCCGACCTGCCTTATTATCCCCACAGGCAGGGAACTGGTGGACCCTTACGATAAGACGGCTAAGGAACTCCCTCATCGGCTTATTGATTTCAATTCTTATACCCTGCTCGTCCTTGCCGAAGAGTTGGGATTTAAAGCAACCCAGTCCGGCATCATTTTGAGCAGAGAAGATCTCGCTAATCTCCTGTCGAACGCTGCCGAAAATTATGACGTGATCCTCGTTAATGCCGGATCAAGCGCGGGAAGCGAGGACTTCACGGAAGACGTGATCAGCAGGCTCGGGGAGATCGTGTTTCACGGGGTCTCCATGATGCCCGGCAAACCCGTCATGTTCGGCATGGTGAAGGGCGCCCCCGTGTTCGGCATCCCAGGTTATCCCGTCTCCGCTGTCGTAAGTTTCAAGGCCTTCCTCGAACCGCTCTACGAAAAGATTTCAAACACCAGGCTCTCAAGAAGGCTGATCAAATGCGTAACCCCTTACAAAATCCCGTCAAGGATCGGGGTTGAAGAGATTTTGAGGGTTAGCCTCGTGAAAGAAAAAGAAGTATACCACGCGTTTCCCCTTCCGAGAGGAGCGTCCATATTTTCTTCTATGGCAAGGGCCGACGGCCTCATCACCATCCCTGGGCACGTGGAAGGCTATGATGAAGGCGAGGAGCTAAACTGCGAACTCATGGTTCAGAAAGATACGCTTTCGAAGCGGATCCATGTGGTGGGCAGTCACGATCTGTCGCTTGACGCCATTCGGGACATGGGGAAGAAACGATATCCCGACAGCGACCTCATTTCGACTCATGTTGGAAGTATGAGCGGCATCATGGCGTTTGGGAAAGGCATTACCTCGCTTTGCACCACGCACATCCTGGACGAAGAAGAGAGGATCTATAACATTCCGGCATTACTTAAGTACATTCCAGAAAAAAAATGGACCCTCGTACACATCGCCAAACGGATGCAAGGGCTCCTCGTAAAGCAGGGAAACCCCGCGAAAATCAATGATGTGACAGACCTCGCAAGAAATGATATACTATTTGTCAATAGGCAGTCCGGCTCGGGCACCAGGATTCTTTTCGATACACTCTTAAAGGATAAGGGCATAAAGAAAGGATCTATCCGCGGGTATGACAGAGAAGAGTCGTCCCACACTGCGGTAGGCATACTGGTCAAGGAAGGCATAGCTGACGCAGGTATCGGCATCTACGGGGTATCGAAGCTTTTTTCCCTTGATTGTATCCCCCTGATGGAAGAGGATTACGATCTTCTCGTCTCAGAAGAATTTATGAAGGACGAAAGATTCGCATACCTCATGGACCTGATCCGGTCCCCGGAATTCAGGGCGAGGCTTGAAGAGATGGGCGGCTACAACACAAAGGAGACTGGCACAATAAAGTATGTCAATAAGTAA
- the moaA gene encoding GTP 3',8-cyclase MoaA, translated as MSISNLKETGTLTDRFDRVTDYLRISVTDRCNLRCKYCVDGQFPFIPHEQILRYEEIIRFVRIAAGLGVRKIRLTGGEPLVKRGIPFLIKEIESIPGIEDVAITTNGVLLGRMLPELQEAGLRRVNISLDTMKRDRFAYITGVDAFDEVLKSIRASVKSGLNPVKINTVIIQDFNDDEILDFAKLAKTRNVEVRFIEYMPFGNSDLWHSAHIITSTEIEEIIRTKYVITPIPKSQAGPSGPARVFHIKGGVGRVGFISPVSTHICHQCNRIRLTAKGTIKPCLFADEEYDVKSMLRSDTPDDEIRAFIKEAVKAKPERKEEINQIKKCQRNLRHIGG; from the coding sequence ATGTCAATAAGTAACCTGAAAGAAACCGGAACGTTGACGGACCGGTTCGACAGGGTGACCGATTATCTAAGGATTTCCGTTACTGACAGGTGCAATCTCAGATGCAAGTACTGCGTAGACGGTCAATTTCCCTTCATTCCTCATGAACAGATCCTGAGATACGAGGAGATTATACGTTTCGTCCGCATCGCGGCGGGGTTGGGGGTAAGGAAAATCCGCCTCACAGGGGGCGAACCCCTGGTGAAGAGGGGCATACCGTTTCTCATCAAGGAGATTGAGTCCATTCCCGGCATAGAGGACGTTGCGATTACCACCAACGGCGTCTTACTCGGCAGGATGCTCCCCGAACTCCAGGAGGCAGGCCTGAGGCGGGTCAACATAAGCCTCGACACCATGAAGAGAGATAGATTCGCCTATATCACGGGGGTAGACGCCTTCGACGAGGTGTTAAAGAGCATCAGGGCGTCGGTAAAATCCGGCCTAAACCCGGTGAAGATTAATACAGTAATCATCCAAGACTTCAACGATGACGAAATCCTCGATTTTGCGAAGCTGGCAAAGACCCGTAATGTTGAGGTCCGGTTCATAGAGTACATGCCTTTCGGCAATTCGGATCTCTGGCACAGCGCCCACATCATCACTTCCACCGAGATAGAAGAAATCATACGGACAAAGTACGTCATTACACCCATTCCGAAGTCTCAAGCAGGGCCATCAGGGCCGGCGAGGGTCTTCCATATCAAGGGGGGCGTGGGGAGAGTGGGCTTCATAAGCCCAGTTTCCACCCACATATGCCATCAGTGTAACAGGATCCGCCTCACTGCCAAGGGTACCATCAAACCGTGCCTATTTGCGGACGAAGAGTACGACGTGAAATCCATGCTCAGATCAGATACGCCGGACGACGAGATACGCGCCTTTATCAAAGAAGCTGTGAAAGCGAAGCCGGAGCGGAAAGAGGAGATAAACCAGATAAAAAAATGTCAGAGAAACTTGCGGCACATCGGAGGATGA
- the moaC gene encoding cyclic pyranopterin monophosphate synthase MoaC yields MKLTHVDEDGKARMVDVSGKQETEREARATGKVKMARATYDLVRTGQGPKGDIFTVAKIAGITGAKKTHDLIPLCHPLPITYIDVGFTFDDNEGSVTITSFVKTRGQTGVEMEAITCAMITALTIYDMCKAVDKSIELGPFFLLEKSGGKSGNYKR; encoded by the coding sequence ATGAAGCTGACCCACGTTGACGAAGACGGCAAGGCCCGCATGGTAGATGTATCCGGGAAGCAGGAGACGGAGCGGGAAGCTCGAGCTACAGGAAAGGTGAAGATGGCGAGGGCGACCTACGATCTGGTAAGAACGGGCCAGGGTCCCAAGGGCGACATCTTTACTGTGGCTAAAATAGCGGGCATTACTGGGGCAAAGAAGACCCACGACCTTATCCCGCTTTGCCATCCGCTACCCATCACCTACATAGACGTGGGTTTTACCTTTGATGATAACGAAGGAAGTGTGACAATCACCTCTTTCGTCAAGACGAGAGGGCAGACAGGCGTTGAAATGGAGGCCATTACCTGCGCAATGATCACAGCCCTTACCATATACGACATGTGCAAGGCCGTGGACAAAAGCATAGAATTGGGTCCGTTTTTTCTCCTTGAGAAAAGCGGGGGGAAAAGCGGAAACTATAAACGATAG
- a CDS encoding MOSC domain-containing protein, which produces MTKGKVVSVNVSDNKGEKKHNIGQCKVIRAFGLENDAHGGFMHRQISLLSAESIEKMRTKGVHVGAGDFAENLTVEGIDLPALPIGTTLRIGESLFVRVTQIGKECHSRCAIFQQVGDCVMPREGIFVEVLNDGTVSVGDEIEVVMGLRAHIITVSDKGSAGHRVDRSGPEIRKILEKTFEVTGITIIPDEVSVIAQTIIEQIDEKGVDVVVTTGGTGVSKRDVTPEATRSVIDRELPGFAEVMRMESYKITPHSIISRAICGIRRESIIINLPGSPKAATECLTFVLGAIPHALSKIKGDQSDCGG; this is translated from the coding sequence ATGACAAAAGGAAAAGTGGTATCGGTAAATGTAAGCGACAACAAGGGTGAGAAGAAACACAATATCGGACAGTGCAAGGTTATCAGGGCGTTCGGTCTTGAGAACGATGCCCACGGAGGCTTTATGCACCGGCAGATCAGCCTGCTCTCAGCGGAAAGCATCGAGAAGATGCGAACAAAAGGGGTTCATGTAGGCGCCGGTGATTTCGCCGAAAACCTTACTGTTGAAGGGATTGACCTCCCGGCCCTTCCCATAGGAACAACCCTTCGGATCGGAGAGAGCCTTTTTGTCAGAGTAACTCAGATAGGCAAAGAATGTCACAGCCGGTGCGCCATATTCCAACAGGTGGGCGACTGCGTGATGCCGCGGGAGGGGATATTCGTCGAGGTGCTAAATGACGGGACCGTATCCGTGGGAGACGAGATAGAGGTAGTGATGGGCTTAAGAGCGCACATTATTACAGTAAGCGACAAAGGTTCAGCAGGCCATAGAGTCGACAGAAGCGGGCCGGAGATCAGAAAAATTCTTGAGAAAACATTTGAGGTAACGGGCATCACCATAATACCGGACGAAGTATCAGTTATTGCCCAAACGATTATCGAGCAGATTGACGAAAAGGGTGTCGATGTGGTCGTCACCACCGGCGGCACGGGGGTGAGTAAACGGGACGTGACGCCCGAAGCCACAAGGTCGGTCATTGACCGCGAGCTTCCAGGCTTTGCCGAGGTCATGCGCATGGAGAGTTATAAGATCACGCCCCACAGCATCATTTCAAGAGCCATATGCGGAATCCGCAGGGAAAGCATCATTATAAACCTGCCTGGCAGCCCGAAAGCCGCTACTGAATGTCTCACCTTCGTCCTCGGCGCCATTCCTCACGCCCTCTCAAAAATCAAGGGCGACCAGAGCGACTGCGGGGGTTGA
- the scpB gene encoding SMC-Scp complex subunit ScpB, giving the protein MELKRIIEAVLFSSARSITAKQMIKKLDDFPPEEVLEALSRLIAEYNSADRAFLIAEVSGGFQMQTKAEYGDWVKRFVREKEMGLTRSVMETLSIIAYKQPVPKKEIDRLRGVDSSRAVKQLLERKLIELGGRLEDAGKPMVFRTTKLFLETFCLKNTADLPTLKEIASLDA; this is encoded by the coding sequence ATGGAACTAAAGAGGATTATCGAGGCAGTCCTTTTCTCGTCGGCACGGTCAATCACCGCAAAACAGATGATAAAAAAGTTGGATGATTTCCCTCCTGAAGAGGTGCTGGAGGCGTTGAGCCGCTTGATCGCCGAGTACAACTCGGCGGACAGAGCTTTCTTGATCGCCGAAGTCTCGGGAGGCTTCCAGATGCAGACGAAGGCGGAGTACGGGGATTGGGTAAAGCGGTTCGTCAGGGAAAAAGAGATGGGACTCACAAGGTCCGTAATGGAGACCCTGTCGATTATCGCTTATAAACAGCCTGTGCCAAAGAAGGAGATAGACCGTCTGAGGGGCGTGGATTCGTCACGTGCCGTCAAACAGCTTTTGGAAAGAAAGCTGATCGAACTCGGGGGAAGACTTGAAGACGCAGGCAAGCCGATGGTATTCCGGACAACAAAGCTATTTCTTGAAACATTTTGCCTGAAGAATACGGCAGATTTGCCGACTCTTAAAGAAATAGCAAGTTTAGACGCCTGA
- the miaA gene encoding tRNA (adenosine(37)-N6)-dimethylallyltransferase MiaA — MLSNNRNVIAIVGPTCTGKSALSLDMAELLGGEIINADSMQVYRHFNIGTAKPDVASFEKCGHHLIDIVDAHEEFNAAIFKERADEAIRQIKIRGNLPILVGGTGLYLRALAYGLFAAPTDKTLREELRDVYEKDPIFLYDELKRVDHAYAMRISVRDKVRVVRAVEVFRLTGKPMSELERDHGFGEARYSMLKIGLKRERDELYRRINRRVDEMFVRGWVGEVEKLLSMGLDETAKPFSGIGYREIILYIKGLIHYDDMVEEIKKHTRHYAKRQFTWFAKERDVSWFRYPEDNEDIRVKTAEFLERWN; from the coding sequence ATGTTATCAAACAATAGGAATGTCATCGCGATAGTAGGCCCCACGTGTACCGGTAAGTCGGCCCTTTCACTCGACATGGCCGAATTGCTGGGCGGAGAAATCATAAATGCTGATTCCATGCAGGTCTACAGGCATTTCAATATCGGGACCGCGAAGCCCGATGTCGCCTCTTTCGAGAAATGCGGCCACCACCTGATCGACATAGTCGATGCCCACGAGGAATTTAATGCGGCGATCTTCAAGGAAAGAGCAGATGAGGCCATCCGCCAAATAAAGATCCGCGGCAACCTGCCCATCCTCGTCGGCGGAACGGGTCTTTATCTCAGGGCTTTGGCCTACGGCCTGTTTGCCGCTCCCACGGATAAGACCTTGCGCGAGGAACTGAGGGACGTCTATGAGAAGGACCCGATCTTTCTCTATGATGAGTTGAAGCGCGTCGACCACGCATATGCCATGCGGATAAGCGTTAGGGATAAGGTAAGGGTCGTAAGGGCCGTGGAAGTCTTTCGTCTCACCGGGAAACCCATGTCGGAACTTGAGCGGGATCACGGTTTCGGGGAGGCCCGATATAGTATGCTCAAAATCGGCCTTAAAAGGGAGAGAGATGAGCTTTACCGGAGGATAAACAGAAGGGTTGACGAAATGTTCGTGAGAGGATGGGTTGGGGAGGTTGAAAAGCTCCTCTCCATGGGACTTGACGAGACAGCAAAACCTTTCTCAGGTATCGGTTACAGGGAGATCATTCTCTACATAAAAGGTTTAATTCATTATGACGATATGGTAGAAGAGATAAAGAAGCACACGAGACATTATGCGAAGCGTCAGTTTACCTGGTTCGCAAAAGAGAGAGATGTGAGCTGGTTCAGGTATCCCGAGGATAACGAGGATATCAGGGTCAAAACCGCAGAGTTTTTGGAGAGATGGAACTAA